The Tenacibaculum sp. MAR_2010_89 genome has a window encoding:
- a CDS encoding serine hydrolase, translating into MKNTFHLFLCFLLLLVVSCSSNTNENSLPETPNEEKFYFPPLNATTWETKTISELEWNENQLQPLLDYLKEKNTKSFMILHNGKIVVEEYMNGHDASKVWYWASAGKTLTSTLTGIAIDEGIISLNNKVSKYIGTKWTSASLEKENLITCKNLLSMNSGLDDRLGDEVLPSNLHYFTDAGNRWAYHNVYVKLQDVIAQANSTSWNSYFNSKLKDRIGMTGSWIKLNSSNVYWSTTRSMARFGVLIGAKGKWNDSQIVSESFLNEATNSSQNINESYGYLWWLNGKNNYLLPKIQTQLSGSLIPNAPNDMYAALGKNDQKIYIVPSKNIVIIRMGEEANTTNLALSSFDNELWSKINSLIN; encoded by the coding sequence ATGAAAAACACATTCCATTTATTTTTATGTTTTTTATTATTACTAGTAGTTAGTTGTTCTTCAAACACTAATGAAAACTCTTTACCTGAAACACCAAATGAGGAAAAATTTTATTTCCCTCCTTTGAATGCAACCACTTGGGAAACTAAAACAATTTCTGAATTAGAATGGAATGAAAACCAACTACAACCACTTTTAGATTATTTAAAAGAAAAAAATACTAAAAGCTTTATGATACTTCATAATGGAAAAATTGTAGTAGAAGAATACATGAATGGTCATGATGCTTCTAAAGTTTGGTATTGGGCTAGTGCTGGCAAAACTCTTACTTCAACATTAACAGGGATTGCTATTGATGAAGGTATTATTTCTTTAAATAATAAAGTTTCAAAATACATCGGAACTAAATGGACAAGTGCTTCCTTAGAAAAAGAAAACTTAATTACTTGTAAAAATTTACTATCTATGAATTCAGGATTAGATGATCGCTTAGGAGATGAAGTTTTACCTTCTAATCTACATTACTTTACTGATGCAGGAAATAGATGGGCTTACCACAATGTATATGTAAAACTACAAGATGTAATTGCACAAGCTAATAGTACTTCATGGAATTCATACTTTAACTCAAAATTAAAAGACAGAATTGGGATGACTGGATCTTGGATAAAATTAAATAGTTCAAATGTATACTGGAGTACAACCAGGAGTATGGCTCGTTTTGGGGTATTAATTGGTGCAAAAGGGAAATGGAATGATTCACAAATTGTTTCTGAAAGCTTTTTAAATGAGGCTACCAATTCTTCTCAAAACATTAATGAATCTTACGGGTATTTGTGGTGGCTAAATGGAAAAAACAACTATCTCTTGCCTAAAATCCAAACACAACTCTCAGGAAGTTTAATACCTAATGCTCCAAATGATATGTATGCTGCTTTAGGTAAAAATGACCAAAAAATATACATAGTTCCTAGTAAGAACATTGTAATAATACGTATGGGAGAAGAAGCTAATACTACAAATTTAGCACTCTCAAGCTTTGACAATGAACTTTGGTCAAAAATTAATAGTCTGATAAACTAA
- a CDS encoding diphthine--ammonia ligase: protein MKKSYFNWSSGKDSSLALYKVLQEKKYSVEKLITNVNKDYQRVSMHGLHESLLIAQADSIGIPLEKIEFPANVTMDLYNQKMKEKTAELKSLGLETAIFGDIFLEDLRNYRDTKLQEVGITGVYPLWKNNTKELLREFLNLGFKTITVCVNAKKLGEEFVGRIIDENFINDLPNDVDVCGENGEFHTFCYDGPIFKKPIKFSIGEKVLKSYTLNDDDSDNCHQNKEEENNKNYDTSFWYCDLKLINE from the coding sequence ATGAAAAAATCCTACTTTAATTGGAGTTCTGGAAAAGATTCTTCCTTAGCATTGTATAAAGTTCTTCAAGAAAAAAAATATAGCGTAGAAAAACTAATAACTAATGTAAATAAAGACTATCAGCGTGTTTCTATGCATGGTTTACATGAAAGTTTACTTATAGCACAAGCTGATAGTATTGGCATTCCTTTAGAAAAAATTGAATTTCCTGCTAATGTTACTATGGATTTATATAATCAGAAAATGAAAGAAAAAACAGCTGAGTTAAAATCATTAGGATTAGAGACGGCTATTTTTGGAGACATTTTTTTAGAGGATTTAAGGAATTATAGAGATACAAAATTACAAGAAGTAGGAATAACTGGGGTATATCCTTTATGGAAAAATAATACCAAAGAGTTGTTAAGAGAGTTTTTAAATTTAGGATTTAAGACAATTACTGTTTGTGTAAATGCTAAAAAGCTAGGTGAAGAATTTGTAGGTAGAATTATTGATGAAAATTTTATAAATGATTTACCTAATGATGTTGATGTATGCGGAGAGAATGGAGAATTTCATACATTCTGTTATGATGGACCTATTTTTAAAAAGCCTATTAAGTTTTCAATAGGAGAGAAGGTTTTAAAATCATATACATTAAATGATGACGATTCTGATAACTGTCATCAAAATAAAGAAGAAGAAAATAATAAAAATTATGATACTAGTTTTTGGTATTGTGATTTAAAATTAATCAACGAATAG
- a CDS encoding Crp/Fnr family transcriptional regulator, which translates to MEKLIKYINNYVSMEKEELEIVLSFFKEKKVSKDKFVIKKEQVVTDYYFVASGGLIIYDIIEEIQYTRYFAFENEFIADVAKIKKRERSGSYIRAIEDTELFSISFQDMEALYDKFPLWQKFGRLLWEDAFASVLYGIHNFQTLTAKERYLDLLKRSDLIFRVPLKDLSLFLGITPQSLSRIRKEISASKG; encoded by the coding sequence ATGGAAAAGTTAATAAAATACATTAATAACTATGTTTCTATGGAAAAAGAAGAACTAGAAATAGTTCTATCTTTTTTTAAAGAGAAAAAAGTTTCAAAAGATAAATTTGTAATAAAGAAAGAACAAGTAGTAACAGATTATTATTTTGTTGCTTCTGGAGGGCTAATTATATATGATATAATAGAAGAAATTCAATATACTCGTTACTTTGCTTTTGAAAATGAATTTATTGCCGATGTTGCTAAAATTAAGAAAAGAGAACGTTCAGGTTCCTATATTAGAGCAATAGAAGATACCGAGTTATTCAGTATTTCGTTTCAAGATATGGAAGCGTTATATGACAAATTCCCACTATGGCAAAAGTTTGGTAGGTTGCTTTGGGAAGATGCTTTTGCAAGTGTTTTATACGGTATTCATAATTTTCAAACTTTAACAGCTAAAGAGCGTTACCTAGATTTATTAAAGCGATCAGATTTAATTTTTAGAGTTCCTTTAAAAGATTTGTCGTTATTTTTAGGAATTACTCCACAATCTCTTAGTAGAATACGTAAAGAAATTAGTGCTTCAAAAGGCTAA
- the rpmB gene encoding 50S ribosomal protein L28 — protein sequence MSRVCELTGKKAMVGNNVSHALNRTKRKFNANLMTKRFYIPEEDKWVTLKVSASALKNINKKGISAVIKEAREKGFLTK from the coding sequence ATGTCTAGAGTTTGTGAATTAACAGGAAAAAAAGCGATGGTTGGTAACAATGTATCACACGCTTTAAATAGAACTAAAAGAAAGTTTAACGCTAATTTAATGACTAAGCGTTTCTATATTCCAGAAGAAGATAAGTGGGTTACCTTAAAAGTATCTGCTTCTGCATTAAAAAATATTAATAAAAAAGGAATCTCTGCTGTGATTAAAGAAGCTAGAGAAAAAGGTTTCTTAACTAAATAA
- the ftsY gene encoding signal recognition particle-docking protein FtsY: MSFFKKIFSKEKKETLDKGLEKTKTSFFSKLSKAVAGKAKVDDDVLDNLEEVLVSSDVGVDTTLKIIERIEERVARDKYLGTEELNQILRDEIAGLLSETNTGDETDFTIPENKKPYVLMVVGVNGVGKTTTIGKLASQFKKKGLKVVLGAADTFRAAAIDQLQVWADRTDVPIIRQEMGSDPASVAFDTVKSGVNQDADVIIIDTAGRLHNKVNLMNELTKIKRVMQKVIPDAPHDVLLVLDGSTGQNAFEQAKQFTKATEVTSLAVTKLDGTAKGGVVIGISDQFKIPVKYIGVGEGIDDLQVFNKHEFVDSFFK; encoded by the coding sequence ATGAGTTTTTTTAAGAAAATTTTTTCAAAAGAGAAAAAAGAAACATTAGATAAGGGCTTAGAAAAAACAAAAACAAGTTTTTTTTCTAAGTTATCAAAGGCTGTTGCTGGTAAAGCAAAAGTTGATGATGATGTATTAGATAATTTAGAAGAAGTTTTAGTTTCATCTGATGTTGGTGTAGATACTACATTAAAAATTATAGAAAGAATAGAAGAACGTGTAGCTCGTGATAAATATTTAGGTACTGAGGAATTAAACCAAATTTTACGAGACGAAATAGCAGGTTTGCTTTCTGAAACGAATACAGGTGATGAAACTGATTTTACAATTCCCGAAAATAAAAAGCCATATGTATTGATGGTTGTAGGGGTAAATGGAGTTGGGAAAACAACAACGATTGGTAAATTAGCTTCACAGTTTAAAAAGAAAGGTTTAAAAGTTGTATTAGGAGCAGCTGATACTTTTAGAGCAGCAGCAATTGATCAGTTACAAGTATGGGCTGATAGAACAGATGTACCTATTATTCGCCAAGAAATGGGGTCAGATCCTGCTTCTGTAGCATTTGATACGGTAAAGTCAGGGGTTAATCAAGACGCTGATGTTATTATTATTGATACAGCAGGACGTTTACACAACAAAGTTAATTTAATGAATGAATTAACTAAAATTAAACGTGTTATGCAAAAGGTAATTCCAGATGCACCACATGATGTATTATTAGTATTAGACGGTTCTACTGGTCAAAACGCTTTTGAACAAGCAAAGCAATTCACTAAAGCGACTGAAGTAACATCTTTAGCAGTTACTAAATTAGATGGTACCGCAAAAGGTGGGGTAGTTATAGGGATATCTGATCAATTTAAAATACCTGTTAAATATATTGGAGTTGGAGAAGGTATAGATGACTTACAAGTTTTTAACAAGCATGAATTTGTAGACAGTTTTTTTAAATAA
- a CDS encoding DUF6268 family outer membrane beta-barrel protein, with amino-acid sequence MFRNKIVILAIFLLGKAYGQVTGDVFVLNKDRDMFYLHYTPEINNTALYDYERVSGKLGFKPIFFKKLALFNTLGMDYHSISFGQNKPSFLSNKEHYYNVNYSLLAKYRISRNWSINTLIMPHLVGDFNQKIKTDDFKINGILFAEKRFNTKNKNTYFILSFGVGYLTLSGENTVNPVVNIMGNINNKISFAVGLPNTYVKYNFNKKHSLKVLGDLNDFTARINTKTIVDQPNSQKIKRSVFTTVSVGAEYNYWLSRSIGIMLRGTYSVFEKYEFQNIDDSVLFDFSSPSKAYLSVGIKINPFR; translated from the coding sequence ATGTTTAGAAACAAAATAGTAATTCTAGCAATATTTCTTTTAGGTAAAGCTTATGGCCAAGTAACAGGTGATGTATTTGTTTTAAATAAAGATAGAGATATGTTCTATCTTCATTATACCCCAGAAATAAATAATACTGCATTATACGATTACGAAAGAGTAAGTGGTAAGTTAGGATTTAAACCAATATTCTTTAAAAAATTAGCACTGTTTAATACTTTAGGAATGGACTATCATTCTATTTCATTTGGACAAAACAAGCCTTCATTTTTAAGTAATAAAGAACATTATTACAATGTAAATTATAGCTTATTAGCTAAATATAGAATTTCAAGAAATTGGTCAATTAATACATTAATAATGCCTCATTTGGTTGGAGATTTTAATCAAAAAATTAAAACTGATGATTTTAAAATAAACGGAATTTTATTTGCAGAAAAACGATTTAACACAAAAAACAAAAACACCTATTTTATTTTAAGCTTTGGTGTGGGGTATTTAACATTATCTGGAGAGAATACAGTTAATCCAGTAGTAAACATAATGGGAAATATTAATAATAAAATATCTTTTGCCGTTGGCTTACCAAATACCTATGTAAAATATAACTTTAATAAAAAACACTCACTAAAAGTCTTGGGAGATTTAAATGATTTTACAGCTAGAATAAATACTAAAACTATAGTTGACCAACCTAATAGTCAAAAGATTAAACGATCAGTTTTCACTACAGTATCAGTAGGGGCAGAGTACAATTATTGGTTGAGTAGAAGTATTGGAATTATGCTAAGAGGTACTTATTCAGTATTTGAAAAGTATGAATTCCAAAATATAGATGATTCTGTTTTGTTTGATTTTTCTTCCCCATCAAAAGCATATTTATCTGTAGGTATAAAAATAAATCCATTTAGATAA
- a CDS encoding amidase family protein has protein sequence MKKLFFLFVFIVILVACKKESIKISFKKYNETSEIKEQQSHENPRMKFKLIQSKYLDLGKVFKPFEKELASFSEKEYQRLKPFILEQNIPSIQKSISENIFNYEKLTLFYLYRIRKFEMDSSRSLNAIISLNPKVLDEARTRDKNKVKDFSSVYGMPILLKDNINTKEMPTTAGASILKNNITKNDAFIVEKLKESGALILGKANLSEWAYFFCNGCPLGYSAIGGQTLNPYGRKKFETGGSSSGSGVSIAANYAVAAIGTETSGSITSPSSQNSVVGLKPTVGLLSRSGIIPISSTLDTPGPMTKSVIDNALILEAMVGYDKLDTITNMVKSMKNDYNTIEWNSDYLKGKKIGVLTALLSDSIYKEAISKLKLAEVELLELAPEEMNYEGFLNLLTTEMKHDLPNYFKSLNNSSNTITSVEKIVNFNKKDSLLRIPYGQELFMGIVKDTTSKEELKTIKLKLRKEGEKYFEALKQDKVEVIVSINNYHSGIAAVSNYPTLTVPMGYKVTGEPISLTFIAKPKSEKKLLAFGYAFEQLTKVRKNPEVYN, from the coding sequence ATGAAAAAGCTTTTCTTTCTTTTCGTATTTATAGTAATTTTAGTTGCTTGTAAAAAAGAATCAATAAAAATATCTTTTAAAAAATATAACGAAACTTCAGAAATAAAGGAACAGCAAAGTCACGAAAACCCAAGAATGAAGTTTAAACTAATTCAATCTAAATATTTAGATTTAGGTAAGGTATTTAAACCTTTTGAAAAAGAATTAGCTAGTTTTTCTGAAAAAGAATATCAACGGTTGAAGCCATTTATATTGGAACAGAATATTCCGTCAATTCAAAAAAGTATTTCTGAAAATATTTTTAATTACGAGAAGCTAACATTATTTTATTTATATAGAATAAGAAAGTTTGAAATGGATAGTAGCAGATCGTTAAATGCAATAATTTCATTGAACCCTAAAGTTTTAGATGAGGCAAGGACTAGAGATAAAAATAAGGTAAAAGATTTTTCTTCAGTTTATGGAATGCCTATTTTATTAAAAGATAATATCAACACTAAAGAAATGCCAACAACTGCCGGTGCTTCAATCTTAAAAAATAACATAACTAAAAATGATGCTTTTATTGTTGAAAAATTGAAAGAATCTGGAGCTTTAATTTTAGGAAAAGCTAATTTAAGTGAATGGGCATATTTCTTTTGTAATGGATGTCCGTTAGGCTATAGTGCAATTGGAGGCCAAACATTAAACCCTTATGGAAGAAAGAAATTTGAAACTGGAGGTTCTAGTTCTGGTAGCGGAGTTTCAATAGCAGCTAATTATGCAGTTGCTGCAATTGGAACAGAAACATCAGGCTCAATTACCTCTCCATCAAGTCAAAATTCGGTAGTAGGCTTAAAACCAACAGTGGGATTGTTAAGTAGATCAGGAATTATACCTATTTCTAGTACTCTAGATACTCCAGGGCCTATGACTAAAAGCGTAATTGATAACGCGCTTATTTTAGAAGCAATGGTAGGTTATGATAAATTGGATACCATTACAAATATGGTTAAGTCAATGAAGAACGACTATAATACAATTGAGTGGAATAGTGATTATTTAAAGGGAAAGAAAATTGGAGTTTTAACAGCATTATTATCTGATTCTATTTATAAAGAAGCTATAAGTAAGTTAAAATTAGCAGAAGTTGAACTTCTAGAACTAGCTCCTGAAGAAATGAATTATGAAGGCTTTTTAAATTTACTAACCACTGAGATGAAACACGATTTACCTAATTATTTTAAATCTCTAAATAATAGTTCAAACACAATTACTTCAGTAGAAAAAATTGTAAATTTTAATAAAAAAGATTCTTTATTAAGAATTCCATATGGACAAGAACTGTTTATGGGAATAGTTAAAGATACAACTTCAAAAGAAGAATTAAAAACTATTAAGTTGAAGTTAAGAAAAGAAGGTGAAAAGTATTTTGAAGCTTTAAAGCAGGATAAAGTAGAAGTAATAGTTTCTATAAATAATTACCATTCAGGAATTGCTGCGGTATCTAATTACCCTACTTTAACAGTGCCAATGGGGTATAAAGTAACAGGAGAACCTATTAGTTTAACTTTTATAGCTAAACCAAAATCAGAAAAAAAACTGTTAGCTTTTGGATATGCTTTTGAACAGTTAACTAAAGTGAGAAAAAATCCTGAAGTATATAATTAG
- a CDS encoding NmrA family NAD(P)-binding protein yields the protein MNIVKPTIVVFGVTGTVGSEVLRLLNLENCFVRGVLRSPKRKVPISLSSENNTISYISVDLTSKEEIKRACFNVDAIFLLTGTSPNQVVFETNIVEVAQLLNIKRIVKLSAPIVPENIYVEVSDWHRKIEQTIASTGIDHCFLQPHSFMQNWERNTFTIKYFGKIYGVMEDAKRNYVDARDVAEVAVKYLLQTETLNGESVIISGPEAISHETMAQRISHVTGKKIIYENITRDEFLNKLTQQAKLPGWLARHIVEIDVLAVKNEEPNTDTINTLLKRKPRIMDTYLQESRDLFSRKSWRFL from the coding sequence ATGAATATTGTAAAACCAACCATAGTTGTATTTGGAGTTACAGGTACTGTGGGTTCTGAAGTTTTAAGATTATTAAATTTAGAAAATTGTTTTGTAAGAGGAGTTTTAAGAAGTCCGAAAAGAAAGGTGCCTATTAGTCTTAGTAGTGAAAACAATACTATTAGTTATATATCGGTTGATTTAACTTCAAAAGAAGAGATTAAAAGAGCTTGTTTTAATGTTGATGCAATTTTTTTATTAACTGGTACTTCTCCCAATCAAGTAGTTTTTGAAACTAATATTGTTGAAGTAGCTCAACTTTTAAATATTAAACGAATTGTAAAACTCTCAGCACCAATTGTGCCTGAAAATATATATGTTGAAGTTAGTGATTGGCATCGAAAGATAGAGCAAACTATAGCTTCAACAGGAATAGATCATTGTTTTTTACAGCCACATTCATTTATGCAAAATTGGGAGAGAAATACGTTTACTATAAAATATTTTGGTAAAATATATGGAGTAATGGAAGACGCAAAAAGAAATTATGTTGATGCAAGAGATGTTGCTGAAGTTGCTGTGAAATATTTATTACAAACTGAAACTTTAAATGGAGAATCAGTAATAATTTCAGGACCAGAAGCTATATCACATGAAACTATGGCTCAACGAATATCACATGTTACAGGTAAAAAAATAATATATGAAAATATAACCAGAGATGAGTTTTTAAATAAATTAACCCAACAGGCAAAATTACCAGGATGGTTAGCTCGTCATATTGTAGAAATAGATGTTTTAGCTGTTAAAAATGAAGAGCCAAATACCGATACTATCAATACCTTGTTAAAAAGAAAACCTAGAATAATGGATACATACTTACAAGAATCAAGAGACTTATTTTCACGTAAGTCATGGAGGTTTTTATAA
- a CDS encoding DUF4295 domain-containing protein, protein MAKKSVATLQTGSKRLTKAIKMVKSPKTGAYTFVEAIMDPTQVNDFIAKK, encoded by the coding sequence ATGGCAAAGAAATCAGTAGCAACTTTACAAACAGGTTCAAAAAGATTAACCAAAGCTATCAAAATGGTAAAGTCTCCTAAAACTGGAGCTTACACATTTGTTGAAGCTATTATGGATCCTACACAAGTAAATGACTTTATAGCTAAAAAGTAA
- a CDS encoding AraC family transcriptional regulator encodes MELLSASYVNQKFPMHSHNTYCIGILEEGSQILSFAKNNLIVPSNSIIMINPNEVHANYALDENGWKYKMMYVNSDVVKYIYSLYWISKCKNIRFKYYTLQDDFIFNLIKSFFNSFENTSFENLEHQLKRILSHLITNYATNTEEQEQVHQNSINELKHILDEKFDTKLNLDNISKSLGINKFKTIRAFKKSTGMTPFSYVLQKRIEKSKILISQNVKLSHVALESGFYDQSHFSKYFKNYVGVTPISYFKSCNILQDFNK; translated from the coding sequence ATGGAATTATTATCAGCCTCATATGTAAATCAAAAATTCCCTATGCATTCTCACAATACTTATTGTATAGGTATACTTGAGGAAGGATCACAAATATTATCCTTCGCTAAAAATAATTTAATCGTACCTTCTAACTCTATTATTATGATTAATCCAAATGAAGTTCACGCAAACTATGCACTGGATGAAAATGGATGGAAATATAAAATGATGTACGTAAATTCAGATGTTGTAAAATATATTTATTCTTTATATTGGATATCAAAATGCAAAAACATTCGTTTTAAATATTATACTTTGCAAGATGACTTTATCTTTAATCTAATCAAATCATTTTTTAACTCTTTTGAAAACACTTCTTTTGAAAATTTAGAACATCAACTTAAGAGAATCCTCTCCCATCTTATTACAAACTATGCTACCAATACAGAAGAACAAGAGCAAGTACACCAGAATTCCATTAACGAATTAAAACATATTCTAGATGAAAAATTTGACACTAAATTAAACCTAGATAATATCTCAAAATCTTTGGGAATAAACAAGTTCAAAACTATTCGAGCATTTAAAAAATCTACAGGAATGACTCCTTTTTCTTATGTATTGCAAAAACGAATAGAGAAGTCAAAAATATTAATATCTCAAAATGTAAAACTTAGTCATGTTGCTCTCGAATCTGGCTTTTATGATCAGAGTCATTTTTCTAAATATTTTAAAAATTACGTAGGTGTAACTCCAATTTCATATTTTAAAAGTTGCAATATTTTACAAGATTTTAATAAATAA
- the rpmG gene encoding 50S ribosomal protein L33, whose translation MAKKGNRVQVILECTEHKGTGQPGTSRYITTKNKKNTPDRMELKKFNPILKKMTVHKEIK comes from the coding sequence ATGGCAAAAAAAGGAAACAGAGTTCAAGTAATTTTAGAATGTACTGAGCATAAAGGTACTGGTCAACCAGGAACTTCACGTTATATTACTACAAAGAACAAAAAGAACACTCCTGATAGAATGGAATTAAAGAAATTTAATCCAATCTTAAAGAAGATGACAGTTCATAAAGAAATTAAATAA
- the rimO gene encoding 30S ribosomal protein S12 methylthiotransferase RimO, whose protein sequence is MRTKSPKQNKINVVTLGCSKNVYDSEVLMGQLKANGKNVVHEDENDDGNIVVINTCGFIGKAKEESVDTILHYAQRKQAGEVDKVFVTGCLSERYKPDLEKEITNVDQYFGTHDLPNLLKVLEADYKHELIGERLTTTPQHYAYLKIAEGCDRPCSFCAIPLMRGKHKSTPIENLVTEATKLAEKGIKEIMLIAQDLTYYGLDIYKKRALADLLRELVKVEGIEWIRLHYAFPSGFPLDVLEVMKNEPKVCNYLDIPLQHINTEILKSMKRGTTHEKTTSLIHKFREFVPNMAIRTTLIVGYPGETEEQFQELKDWVEEMRFERLGAFEYSHEENTGAYVLEDNVPDDVKFRRVNEIMEVQSQISWELNQEKIGKTFRCLFDRKDGGYYYGRTEFDSPDVDNDVIVDAKDHYIKLGEFIDIEIHEAGDFDLYGTPLVKQEKPIPLNQKRKQ, encoded by the coding sequence ATGCGTACTAAATCACCAAAGCAAAATAAAATCAACGTAGTTACTTTAGGATGTTCTAAAAACGTTTACGATAGTGAAGTGTTAATGGGACAATTAAAAGCAAATGGAAAAAATGTTGTACATGAAGATGAAAATGATGATGGAAACATTGTGGTTATTAACACTTGTGGATTTATAGGTAAAGCAAAAGAAGAAAGTGTAGATACTATTTTGCACTATGCACAACGTAAGCAGGCAGGTGAAGTTGACAAAGTATTTGTTACAGGTTGTTTAAGCGAACGTTATAAGCCAGATTTAGAAAAAGAAATAACGAATGTAGATCAATATTTTGGAACACATGATTTGCCTAATTTACTAAAAGTATTAGAAGCAGATTATAAGCATGAGTTAATAGGAGAACGTTTAACTACCACGCCACAGCATTATGCATATTTAAAAATAGCAGAAGGTTGTGATCGTCCATGCTCTTTTTGTGCAATTCCTTTAATGAGAGGAAAGCATAAATCTACGCCAATAGAAAACTTGGTTACTGAAGCTACAAAGCTAGCTGAAAAAGGAATCAAAGAAATTATGCTGATAGCACAAGATTTAACATATTACGGGTTAGATATTTATAAAAAACGTGCTTTAGCTGATTTGTTAAGAGAGTTAGTAAAGGTTGAAGGAATTGAATGGATTCGTTTACATTATGCATTCCCTTCTGGTTTTCCTTTAGATGTACTTGAAGTAATGAAAAATGAGCCAAAAGTTTGTAATTACTTAGATATTCCGTTGCAACATATCAATACAGAGATATTGAAATCGATGAAACGTGGTACGACTCATGAAAAAACAACTTCGTTAATTCATAAGTTTAGAGAGTTTGTGCCTAATATGGCTATTAGAACAACTTTAATAGTTGGATACCCAGGAGAAACAGAAGAACAATTTCAAGAATTGAAAGATTGGGTTGAAGAAATGCGTTTTGAGCGATTAGGTGCTTTTGAATATTCACATGAAGAAAATACTGGAGCATACGTTTTAGAAGATAATGTTCCTGATGATGTGAAGTTTAGAAGAGTAAATGAAATAATGGAAGTTCAATCTCAAATTTCATGGGAATTAAACCAAGAGAAAATAGGTAAAACTTTTCGTTGTTTATTTGATAGAAAGGATGGAGGATATTATTATGGAAGAACTGAGTTTGATTCTCCTGATGTAGATAATGATGTAATAGTTGATGCCAAAGATCATTATATAAAGCTAGGTGAATTTATAGATATAGAAATTCATGAAGCTGGAGATTTTGATTTATATGGAACTCCATTAGTTAAGCAAGAAAAACCAATTCCTTTAAATCAAAAGAGAAAACAGTAG